Proteins from one Juglans microcarpa x Juglans regia isolate MS1-56 chromosome 1S, Jm3101_v1.0, whole genome shotgun sequence genomic window:
- the LOC121246281 gene encoding uncharacterized protein LOC121246281, giving the protein MSEEVRRMDNEITKLCEGCKITDEEIQEVVVAEGNMLMSAERVRKCLVARIMSDKEVNKGAFCATMSKLWHAERQIFLRDIGWNRFLVEFQKKKDKNSVLQGRPWPFDKFLVCLQECDGNVALRDIQFSMEPFWIQFHNMPFVGMTRKIGEQLGVTIGRVLVMDTNESGTGWRKFLRVKILVDISKPLARGRFLNLGDKRFFYYY; this is encoded by the coding sequence ATGTCTGAAGAGGTTAGGAGAATGGACAATGAGATTACCAAACTGTGTGAAGGGTGTAAAATCACTGATGAAGAAATACAAGAAGTGGTTGTAGCTGAGGGAAATATGCTAATGTCCGCTGAGAGAGTAAGGAAATGTCTGGTGGCTCGTATAATGTCGGACAAGGAGGTTAACAAAGGTGCATTTTGTGCCACCATGTCGAAACTCTGGCATGCAGAAAGGCAAATATTCCTCAGAGATATTGGATGGAACAGGTTCCTGGTggagtttcaaaagaaaaaagataagaacAGTGTGCTGCAAGGGAGACCTTGGCCCTTTGATAAGTTTTTGGTTTGTCTCCAAGAGTGTGATGGCAACGTTGCGCTTAGAGATATCCAGTTTTCCATGGAACCATTTTGGATTCAGTTTCATAATATGCCCTTTGTAGGCATGACCAGGAAGATTGGGGAACAACTAGGTGTAACTATAGGGAGAGTACTGGTTATGGATACGAATGAAAGTGGTACAGGATGGAGAAAGTTTCTTCGAGTCAAGATCCTAGTCGATATCTCAAAACCTTTGGCTAGAGGAAGGTTCTTGAATCTGGGAGATAAGAggtttttttattactattaa
- the LOC121247046 gene encoding uncharacterized protein LOC121247046 yields MKTFRKRFNAIRYELHKIYKTFENAEEALANRPSWVNPNVWVKLCGRWSSEEFKRLSERNKCNREKQKMNHTAGRTSFVRLMELRSNTDSHLVDFFKGVRWSKKKGKFVTPLTEENYNEMARKLAELEPEKRTKEAAATIFKEVLSHRSGYARGLGEMVIPDSSRDCNDEVITKLTAATVRHQEDAARHEKDAQYYKSQLDELRGDVRILLEQQREYDKLMTTLMS; encoded by the exons ATGAAGACATTTCGGAAGAGATTCAATGCAATACGATATGAGCTGCATAAGATTTACAAGACATTCGAGAATGCCGAAGAAGCACTGGCGAATAGGCCATCGTGGGTGAACCCAAATGTTTGGGTGAAGTTATGTGGGAGATGGTCAAGCGAGGAGTTTAAG AGGCTATCAGAGCGGAATAAATGTAATAGGGAGAAGCAAAAAATGAATCATACTGCTGGAAGAACCTCATTTGTGCGCCTAATGGAACTAAGG TCTAATACTGATAGTCATTTAGTTGATTTCTTTAAAGGCGTGCGGTGGtcaaagaaaaagggaaaatttGTTACTCCCTTGACTGAAGAGAATTAC AATGAGATGGCCAGAAAGTTGGCTGAGCTAGAGCCTGAGAAGCGCACTAAAGAGGCTGCAGCAACAATATTCAAAGAGGTTTTGAGCCACAGGTCAGGGTATGCGAGGGGGTTAGGAGAGATGGTTATTCCCGACTCATCTAGAGACTGCAATGATGAAGTTATTACAAAACTCACAGCAGCTACAGTAAGGCATCAGGAAGATGCAGCAAGGCATGAGAAAGATGCTCAATATTACAAGAGCCAATTAGATGAACTAAGGGGGGACGTAAGGATACTCTTGGAGCAGCAACGCGAATATGATAAGTTGATGACTACATTAATGTCTTAA
- the LOC121247540 gene encoding uncharacterized protein LOC121247540, whose protein sequence is MGMATRHQLDDNLFKTAKWYVLNNSPEIEEYLNEHYNKVREVHTNNVDRCHAAKFPTWFKSKIQDLRKNNPSEVSEDLYALACGPEPWVVSYSACIMNGIRFHTRNHEELRRTQNSGVLVSGEHQSESVEFYSVVKDILALQYMKWRHVYLFECQWFDIADPIRGIRVGEHLMSVNMSRSWYKDEPFVLACQASQVFYLQNTGLGSNWYAVQKVTNINVYDIPSNPLIEDDESDSSDIDVYQEDNDGDAYIPVQVDDDGLVSPLHRRYVRMIVPTLLAAQVKISPLMMKQTRIGISSISESPFSLHL, encoded by the exons ATGGGTATGGCAACACGTCATCAACTAGATGATAACCTTTTCAAGACCGCTAAGTGGTATGTGCTTAATAATAGCCCAGAAATTGAAGAATACCTCAA TGAGCACTACAACAAAGTGAGGGAAGTCCACACAAATAACGTCGATCGTTGCCATGCAGCTAAATTCCCAACTTGGTTCAAGTCCA AGATCCAAGATCTGCGTAAAAATAATCCGAGTGAAGTGTCTGAAGATTTATATGCACTAGCGTGTGGTCCTGAACCTTGGGTTGTGTCATACTCTGCTTGCATCATGAATGGCATAAGATTTCATACGAGAAACCATGAAGAACTTCGTCGCACTCAAAATTCTGGTGTTTTGGTTAGTGGTGAACACCAATCAGAAAGTGTCGAATTTTATAGTGTTGTAAAAGACATTTTGGCATTACAGTATATGAAATGGCGTCATGTTTACTTATTTGAGTGCCAATGGTTTGACATTGCTGATCCCATTCGAGGGATACGTGTGGGTGAGCATCTTATGAGTGTTAATATGTCGAGATCATGGTACAAGGACGAGCCTTTTGTTTTGGCATGCCAAGCTTCACAGGTGTTTTACCTACAAAATACAGGATTGGGTAGTAATTGGTATGCGGTGCAGAAGGTGACAAACATAAATGTTTATGACATTCCATCAAACCCATTAATAGAAGACGATGAATCTGATTCCAGCGACATTGATGTTTACCAAGAGGACAATGACGGAGATGCTTATATACCGGTCCAAGTCGATGATGATGGACTAGTTAGTCCATTGCAC AGGAGATATGTTCGGATGATAGTTCCAACTCTCTTGGCTGCACAGGTGAAGATCTCTCCACTGATGATGAAACAAACTCGAATTGG GATTAGCAGCATATCAGAGAGTCCCTTTAGTTTGCACTTATGA